The genomic region ACAAGAGCAGGGGCTGTTGCTGCACCAGGAACCACTAAAGCTAAAGGTGAAAAGAATATAGCTACTAAAAATAAAAGTCCTGCTACCACAGCTGTTAGACCAGTTCTGCCACCTTCAGTAACTCCGGCAGTACTTTCAACATAGGTTGTTACAGTACTAGTTCCTACCATAGAACCAAAGATTGTTCCTACAGAGTCCACTAACATTGCATTTTTTACCTTAGGAAGGTTGCCATTTTTATCAAGATAGCCAGCTCTTGCACCGGTACCCATTAGTGTGCCCATGGTATCAAATAGATCCACAAAGATAAGTGCAAAGATTGTCATAAAACCAAGCCCAGTAATAGCTCCTCTTATATCTAGCTGAAAAACAATCCCTTCTAGGGTAGGCATAGCGGTAATACCATTTTCTACGCTACCAGAAACGCCCATCGGGAATCCAATTAAAGTAGTGACTACGATTCCGATTAATAGCGCACCTTTTACTTTTAAAGCCATTAAAGCACCAGTTATAATAATACCAATTAAGGCTAATAGTGTAGCAGGTTCTGTTATATCACCTAAAGCTAATAAAGTTGGCTCATAAGAAACAATGATTTCAGCATTTTTAAGACCGATAAATGCAATAAACAAACCTATACCAGCTGAAACAGCTCTTTTAAGAGAAGTAGGTACGGCATGATCGATTTTAGTTATTATTCCAGTTATAGCTAAAACTGCAAAAGCAACACCTGAGATAAACACAGCACCTAGCGCTACTTCCCAGCTAGATTGTCCTGCAATGGTGTAAGCAAAGAAGGCATTAAGCCCCATACCACTAGCTAAGGCAAACGGATAATTAGTGAAAAAGCCCATCAAAATTGTAGTTAGGGCAGCTGCCAAAGCTGTAGCTGTTAACACGGCCTCTTTAGGCATACCAGCATCTGATAAAATATCTGGGTTGACAAACAAAATATAGGCCATAGTCATAAAAGTTGTTAGACCTGCGATTATTTCTGTACTTACGTTAGTTTTTCTTTCCTTTAATTTAAAAATCCTCTCCAACATGTTAAACCCTCCTATTTATAAATAAGTAATAAGAAAACAAAAAAATCCCTGTCGTAAATGACCGGGATTGGAGCACAACATTACTTAAACAAATAACAAACACCATTTGTTAAAACGTAATTTTGCGCTATCCCGTAGTCGGAAAGTTTACGGCTTCCGGTAGAGACTTGTGGACCATATCACCACATTTATACGAGTGCGTATATGCTTTTTTGATGTTTCTAACTATATTTTAAGACACATGACAGATTTCGTCAACGTTTTCAAGAACATTTTTTCCTTTTTTAAATTTAATGTTCGTGTTTTGCTGTTTATGTGTGTAAAATATACTTTAAATGTATGTGTTTATTAAAACATTTTTTTCTCTGTATGTCCACAGGAAAAATTAATAATATAGATACCACCTTTACTTCATATTTTCTTTTATTAATCCTTTGAAGACGTGTCGCTGTAATAGGCAAAAAAATAGAAAGGGTAAGGCGAAAATAGCCTTATCCTTTCTATTTATCAGTTGTTGTGCTTACATTTTTTGAGAGTTTGCAATCGGACGTCTTTTAACGGTTAAACTCTCTATAACAGGAACTAGAGCATTCATGATTAAGATTGAAAATGCAACTCCACCTGTTGATGGAAGGAAAAATCTAAAGATACAGATTAGCACTCCAATGCTTATTCCATACACAATTTTACCACGAAGGTTATCTGGACAAGTAACCCAGTCAGTGGCCATGAAAATTGCACCTAGTAGCACTCCACCTGTTAAAACACTATAAAAAGGATCTTGATTTAAAAACATCGATAGGAAAAATACTGTGGCTATAATGGATACAGGTAGTCGCCACTCAATCTGTCTTTGATACAACAAGTATATTCCTCCAAGTATCAAAGCTAAAGCTGAGACCTCACCAAATGACCCTCCAGGGAAGGCAGCCAATAGGCTTCCGTAGCTTGGCATTTCAACCCCCTGATGCAGCATGGTTAATGGAGTTGCCTGGGTAGCTACATCTACCTCTCCAAATATATGAGGCTCATTTACTCTAAATATCCAACCAAACCCTATAGTGGCTACATATCCAAATAATGCAGGGTTAAACCGGTTCCAGCCTAGGCCCCCCATCAGCTCTTTTGCTAGCCCAACACCAATTACTGCAGCTATAATAGCGCGCCATGCAGTAACCGAAGAAGGTAGCACTAAGGCAATCAACATGCCAGTTACAACTGCACTTAAATCAGATATTTTATTTTCCTTACCTAGTATTTTTCTTATCACACTTTCTGTAATTACAGCCGCTGCTACAGAAACCCCCATAACTATCAGAAAGTTAATCCCATAAAAGTATAGAGATACTAAGCTAACCGGAAGCAAAGCTATAATTACATCTAGCATACTATCTTTTATAGTAATGTTTGCTTTTAGCCTTTTCCGGGGAGAGAAAATACTCATAATTCTTCCTCCTTTCCATTAAAATCTAATTTGATTTTAATGCTTCTTTTGTTTGCTTTATCATACTAGAAATCGGTCTATTTGATGGACATACATAAGCACATATGCTGCAACCTATACAGCTATCCACGTTAAACAACCTACTTTTATTTAACTGCATTGTTTCAGCAAATAAGCTTAGATGATTAGGGTTAAGTTCCATAGGACACCCTTCTACGCATCTCCCACAGTGAACACAATCTTCATAGTTGTTTAACTTGGTTTTTGACAAATCTGCCAAGTTTAAAATACCGTGAACGTCCCTTGTGATAGGATCTTCTAAGGACACCTCTTGTAACTGCCCATTAGCATCACTAATATAAATACTTGAGGAGTTTCCGTCAATTTGGTTGATATCCACCCCGGCATCTATTAGCAATGATTTTATAGTAACTCCTAGTTTTACCCTATAGTTAGCGGGATGAGCCACATGGACTCCGTCAACTGTAATAACAGTATCTAAAGTAGGAGCACCTACAAAAATACAACGGTAAAGACTTAACACCTTCGAAACATCAGTAATTATACATTCTTGAGAAGATTTGCCTGTGCCGAAGATTCTTTCTACCAGCATATCTTCCTTATTTGTAGGGTATCTGTCAGTTACCGTAACAACATCTATCTGCTCGTCATCTTTAAGTTTTTGTGCTAGCAAGTTAGTAACAGTTGTATCGGCTATATTTAGAGCAATTACGCACTCATTTAAACTACAAACTTTAAGCAAGGTTTTTATACCTTTTAGGAACTCATTCATGTGTTCTAAAATTAACCGATGATCTTTAGTGATAAAGCTATTATTTCCTACTACGTTCACCACAAGTTTATCTTTATGTCTACTGTCCCAATCAATCCCTTTTTCAAATAATGGGATGTTAGACTTTTTATTGCTAATTCCAAAGTCTTTTGCTAATCCCATATCCACCATCTTTTGCTTTATAACAGCGTTAGGAATTTCTTCTAAGTGCTCAGCTCCTTCAGTTGCCGCAGACACTTCTGCTGTTGAGGAATCAAAAGGTTCTTTGGGGGTGATCACTATGTCGGCACCTTCATCGTTTACTTTGCTCACTTTACCCGCTACTCCTGAGTAGATAGGGCGTCCATAAAAGCCATTTGCATCAGCTATTTTTTGTCCCAACATAACCTCATCGCCTGGCTTAACTAAAACTTTTGCTTGCTTACCATCTTCTTGGGTTAGTGGGTAAATTAACACATCGGAAAGTCCCGCTTCTTTAATCTCTTTATGTTTAGTGCTAACTTGTTGGCGCTGAGTGTACTCTGTGTGTAAAAGTTCATGAGATTTATGACCTAAGGGATCTCCTAAAAACTCTTTATACAGTTGCTTTACTGCGGGGTTTTCATGAGACTTCCTAATAGGCAAGTTTTTATCCACTTCATATATAGCATTTATCCTTGCATGACGCTTCTCTTTTGTTGCAGGAAGTGGTTGGCCTCCACCCCCGATGCAACCTCCAGGGCAGGTCATCACTTCAACAAAGTGATAAAAAGCGTCACCGTTTTTAATCATTTCAAATAATTTCCTTGCATTAGTTAAACCATGCACTACAGCCACTTTAACATCTAACTCTCCGACAGGTAAAGTAGCTTCTTTAATGCCGTCATAACCTCTAACCTGCTCAAATTCTAACCTTCCTAGTTCCTCACCGGTGATTACTTCAACTGCTGTACGCAGAGCAGCTTCCATAACACCTCCTGTAGCTCCAAAAATAGCTCCTGCACCTGTGGAAATGCCAAGTGGGTTGTCATGCTCCTGAGGATCTAAGTTTTCAAAATCAATTTTAGCTTTTTTTACCATTCGGGCAAACTCTCTTGTAGTAAGCACAGCGTCAACATCTTGAGTATCCGCTCTTCCCATCTCCGGTCGGTTTGCTTCATACTTTTTAGCGGTGCAAGGCATAACTGAAACGGAAAAAATATTTTTAGGGTCTATGCCCATTTTTTCAGCATAAAAGGTTTTTGCCAACGCCCCAAACATTTGCTGCGGAGACTTACAGGTCGATAGGTGATTTAAATATTTAGGGTAATTATGCTCCACAAACTTTATCCAACCAGGACTACAAGAGGTAAACATCGGTAGATTTTCACCTTTGTTCACTCTATCAATAAATTCATGTCCTTCTTCCATAATTGTTAAGTCCGCTGTAAAGTTTGTATCAAACACTTTATCAAACCCTAGCTCCTTTAAGCTAGCTACCATCTGTCCGGTACTAACCCCGCCGGGAGTAATACCAAATTCTTCGCCTATAGAAACCCTTATAGCTGGTGCTGTCTGAGCAATTACATGCATATTAGGGTCTTGTATGGCCTCTAATACTCTTTCCTCATGACTTTTTTCTGTCAAAGCTCCTACAGGACAAACTGTAATACATTGACCACACTCAACACAAGCAGTGTCTTTAAGCTGCCTATGATATTGAGGTGATACTTCATCGGAAAAAGGCGGAATCACCTGGTCAGGATAACCCTCATACTGATAACTCAGTATATCTGTGCTTTGAGTTTCGCTGCAAACTCTTACACAGCGTCCACATAAAATACACTTTTGAGGATCCCTTTTTATCCCTTCTCCACTAATATCTATGGTATCTTCCTGACGCTTCACGCTGGTAGTATCTAAGTCATTTAACTCAAATTTCTCTGCCAAAGTCATAAGCTCACACTTTTTCTCTCGCAGACAATTATCACAATCAACTAGGTGGTTTTCCAAAATTGACTCTAAGATAACCTTTCTAGCTTGTTTAATCTTTCTACTAGATGAGTTTATCACCATTTTATCGGAAACAGGATGTACACAGCTTGGTACCATTTTATCGTTAGCCACATCTTCTACCATACAAATACGGCAGGCACCATTTTTGTGAACTTCTGGAGGAAAAATGTCTTTATGATGACATAAGGTTGGTATATCTATGCCAGCTTTTTGTGCAGCTTCCAGTATGGTAGTTCCTTTAGGAGTACTAACCTGTTTGCCGTCTATAGTTATAGTTAGCAACTTTATACCCCTCCCTTATCTTTCTTATATTTTGCCTGTAAATTTTTCACCTTGCGGGTGTGGAATGCGTTAAAGGCCAACAAACCTCCTCCTACCGCTAGTAATAATGTCTTAAACGGTATATGTTTCCACACCTTTAGCCCAAATGGAATTTGTGGATCGCGAGGTAGATTATACTTTACAGGGTCGTCTTTTAGCACTGTTAAAACCTTCAAACCATTTAACTCATGTTCACCATAAAGATATGCGTTAGCGTAACCTTGTTCTTTTAATTGGGCAACTCTTTTTTGACCTATTTTTAGCAGTTCACCTCTGTCACCAAACTTAACAGCTCTAGTTGTACAAACATCTGAGCAAAATGGCTCCTTATTTTGTTTTATTCTGCCTGAGCATAATGTGCATTTCTCAATAGTGCCATTTGTTCGATCCGGTTCAACTGCATCGAAGGGACAGTTATTAACGCACCAATTACATGTAATACAAAGGCTTGAGTTAATTATCGTTAAACCGTCTTCATCTTTTTGGCAA from Proteinivorax hydrogeniformans harbors:
- a CDS encoding 4Fe-4S dicluster domain-containing protein — its product is MIEGNKAMLVDESVCAGCHACTVACKQLYELPSGVHRTKINKVSSGTYPAVTEVTDKRACFHCTDAACVKACPTGACQKDEDGLTIINSSLCITCNWCVNNCPFDAVEPDRTNGTIEKCTLCSGRIKQNKEPFCSDVCTTRAVKFGDRGELLKIGQKRVAQLKEQGYANAYLYGEHELNGLKVLTVLKDDPVKYNLPRDPQIPFGLKVWKHIPFKTLLLAVGGGLLAFNAFHTRKVKNLQAKYKKDKGGV
- a CDS encoding NADH-dependent [FeFe] hydrogenase, group A6 translates to MLTITIDGKQVSTPKGTTILEAAQKAGIDIPTLCHHKDIFPPEVHKNGACRICMVEDVANDKMVPSCVHPVSDKMVINSSSRKIKQARKVILESILENHLVDCDNCLREKKCELMTLAEKFELNDLDTTSVKRQEDTIDISGEGIKRDPQKCILCGRCVRVCSETQSTDILSYQYEGYPDQVIPPFSDEVSPQYHRQLKDTACVECGQCITVCPVGALTEKSHEERVLEAIQDPNMHVIAQTAPAIRVSIGEEFGITPGGVSTGQMVASLKELGFDKVFDTNFTADLTIMEEGHEFIDRVNKGENLPMFTSCSPGWIKFVEHNYPKYLNHLSTCKSPQQMFGALAKTFYAEKMGIDPKNIFSVSVMPCTAKKYEANRPEMGRADTQDVDAVLTTREFARMVKKAKIDFENLDPQEHDNPLGISTGAGAIFGATGGVMEAALRTAVEVITGEELGRLEFEQVRGYDGIKEATLPVGELDVKVAVVHGLTNARKLFEMIKNGDAFYHFVEVMTCPGGCIGGGGQPLPATKEKRHARINAIYEVDKNLPIRKSHENPAVKQLYKEFLGDPLGHKSHELLHTEYTQRQQVSTKHKEIKEAGLSDVLIYPLTQEDGKQAKVLVKPGDEVMLGQKIADANGFYGRPIYSGVAGKVSKVNDEGADIVITPKEPFDSSTAEVSAATEGAEHLEEIPNAVIKQKMVDMGLAKDFGISNKKSNIPLFEKGIDWDSRHKDKLVVNVVGNNSFITKDHRLILEHMNEFLKGIKTLLKVCSLNECVIALNIADTTVTNLLAQKLKDDEQIDVVTVTDRYPTNKEDMLVERIFGTGKSSQECIITDVSKVLSLYRCIFVGAPTLDTVITVDGVHVAHPANYRVKLGVTIKSLLIDAGVDINQIDGNSSSIYISDANGQLQEVSLEDPITRDVHGILNLADLSKTKLNNYEDCVHCGRCVEGCPMELNPNHLSLFAETMQLNKSRLFNVDSCIGCSICAYVCPSNRPISSMIKQTKEALKSN
- a CDS encoding NCS2 family permease, yielding MLERIFKLKERKTNVSTEIIAGLTTFMTMAYILFVNPDILSDAGMPKEAVLTATALAAALTTILMGFFTNYPFALASGMGLNAFFAYTIAGQSSWEVALGAVFISGVAFAVLAITGIITKIDHAVPTSLKRAVSAGIGLFIAFIGLKNAEIIVSYEPTLLALGDITEPATLLALIGIIITGALMALKVKGALLIGIVVTTLIGFPMGVSGSVENGITAMPTLEGIVFQLDIRGAITGLGFMTIFALIFVDLFDTMGTLMGTGARAGYLDKNGNLPKVKNAMLVDSVGTIFGSMVGTSTVTTYVESTAGVTEGGRTGLTAVVAGLLFLVAIFFSPLALVVPGAATAPALVIVGVLMMGAVKDIDFEDFTEAFPAFLTIIFMPFAFSIAHGISVGFIAYPLVKVFSGKYKEVHWFIYVLALASILHLMIEAGVF
- a CDS encoding RnfABCDGE type electron transport complex subunit D → MSIFSPRKRLKANITIKDSMLDVIIALLPVSLVSLYFYGINFLIVMGVSVAAAVITESVIRKILGKENKISDLSAVVTGMLIALVLPSSVTAWRAIIAAVIGVGLAKELMGGLGWNRFNPALFGYVATIGFGWIFRVNEPHIFGEVDVATQATPLTMLHQGVEMPSYGSLLAAFPGGSFGEVSALALILGGIYLLYQRQIEWRLPVSIIATVFFLSMFLNQDPFYSVLTGGVLLGAIFMATDWVTCPDNLRGKIVYGISIGVLICIFRFFLPSTGGVAFSILIMNALVPVIESLTVKRRPIANSQKM